A stretch of the Polyodon spathula isolate WHYD16114869_AA unplaced genomic scaffold, ASM1765450v1 scaffolds_796, whole genome shotgun sequence genome encodes the following:
- the LOC121308879 gene encoding twist-related protein 2-like, translating into MREDLACPDSPEGGLVVSEDELQKKCGGRKRIPHTKKDSEDGGSPSPIPSGPKRPKKSPVDTGPPQSFEDLHTQRVIANVRERQRTQSLNDAFASLRKIIPTLPSDKLSKIQILKLASRYIDFLYQVLQSDEMDSKLASCNYLAHERLSYAFSVWRMEGAWSMSASH; encoded by the coding sequence ATGAGAGAGGACCTGGCCTGCCCCGACTCCCCGGAGGGGGGTCTGGTTGTCAGCGAGGACGAGCTGCAGAAGAAGTGCGGCGGCAGGAAGAGGATCCCCCACACCAAGAAGGACAGCGAGGACGGAGGGAGCCCTAGTCCCATCCCGTCGGGGCCCAAGCGCCCAAAGAAAAGCCCCGTGGACACGGGGCCCCCGCAGTCCTTCGAAGACCTGCACACCCAGCGCGTGATCGCCAACGTGCGGGAGCGACAGCGCACCCAGTCCCTGAACGACGCCTTCGCCTCCCTGCGCAAGATCATCCCCACCCTGCCATCCGACAAGCTCAGCAAGATCCAGATCCTCAAGCTGGCCTCGCGCTACATCGACTTCCTGTACCAGGTGCTGCAGAGCGACGAGATGGACAGTAAGCTGGCAAGCTGCAACTACCTGGCCCACGAGCGGCTCAGCTACGCCTTCTCCGTGTGGAGGATGGAGGGAGCCTGGTCCATGTCTGCCTCGCactag